One region of Armigeres subalbatus isolate Guangzhou_Male chromosome 3, GZ_Asu_2, whole genome shotgun sequence genomic DNA includes:
- the LOC134223054 gene encoding uncharacterized protein LOC134223054, whose amino-acid sequence MVDNLDFANNRFQSLRGKELQKQKWESLGNALNALGGARKTADQWELSWRDLKQKTKTKWLLIQNRQSGENGMVKKKRDVLTELEKTILAIMQKDTLDGDGRTQEGGFNQQTLAVDFDTGDAVPEQPHDAHAEEIEYLEEAYGNVVATGNEIDHMPNDARGNAHVAPVEESDDIEATTPHIMQEAETRPTRTTTPARGRKLGRGQRYSDTGADKKEYRKRKLELHEKKLLIEEKKLVIKHQKVEALYAINETLQVLLNHDGGVICEQRQNCMSEVIEMQGPEETALGNAGDDVVRIGTSSDD is encoded by the exons ATGGTCGACAATTTGGACTTCGCCAACAACAGATTTCAGTCGCTACGAGGGAAGGAGCTGCAAAAACAGAAATGGGAGAGCTTAGGCAACGCGCTGAATGCTCTTGGAGGTGCTAGAAAGACTGCCGATCAATGGGAGCTTTCGTGGCGAGACctgaaacaaaaaacaaaaaccaagTGGCTGCTAATCCAAAATCGTCAAAGCGGCGAAAACGGAATGGTTAAAAAGAAGCGCGATGTTTTAACGGAGCTTGAAAAAACCATCCTTGCCATAATGCAGAAGGATACACTTGACGGAGATGGAAGGACACAAGAAGGTGGTTTCAATCAACAG ACCCTTGCAGTGGATTTTGACACTGGCGATGCCGTTCCGGAACAACCACACGACGCTCACGCCGAAGAAATTGAATACCTGGAGGAAGCGTATGGAAATGTGGTTGCTACCGGCAACGAAATCGATCATATGCCCAACGATGCACGCGGTAATGCTCATGTTGCACCTGTGGAAGAGAGTGATGACATTGAAGCAACCACTCCGCACATCATGCAAGAAGCCGAAACACGTCCGACACGAACGACAACACCCGCCAGAGGTCGAAAACTTGGTAGAGGTCAACGGTACTCAGATACTGGA GCTGATAAGAAAGAATACAGGAAACGTAAACTGGAGCTGCACGAGAAAAAGCTGCTCATTGAGGAGAAGAAGTTAGTGATTAAACATCAGAAGGTGGAGGCACTGTATGCCATCAACGAAACCTTACAAGTGTTATTAAACC acgatggaggtgtcatctgcgaacagagacagaattgCATGTCGGAGGTGATTGAAATGCAGGGGCCCGAGGagactgccctggggaacgccggcgacgatgttgtgcgcattggaactagCTCTGATGACTGA
- the LOC134224113 gene encoding uncharacterized protein LOC134224113, with protein sequence MEPGTEAEWFLRVDNSLNYGDFRASFLENFGYRFSVAEIVDKLRKTTFEKSKMTVTGYILRMQEIASRANIDETQVVQLIIDGFQDRSANIAVLYPARNLAQLKQLSRRYVQLRELYANPTTQRSTTSKSRSEGRVDIVRCYNCSGVGHLSADCKEPRRVKGSCFRCGSTQHRLKECSKPPPRNGNQVALIDDFRRDAGGNSPADEAAATLSELNISN encoded by the exons ATGGAACCGGGAACTGAGGCCGAGTGGTTCCTCAGAGTGGACAATTCTTTGAACTATGGTGACTTTCGTGCAagttttttggagaatttcggCTATCGTTTTTCGGTCGCAGAGATCGTCGATAAACTGCGGAagactacattcgaaaaatcGAAGATGACTGTGACGGGTTACATTCTTCGAATGCAGGAGATAGCATCAAGAGCTAACATCGACGAAACTCAAGTCGTTCAGTTAATCATCGATGGATTCCAAGACCGTTCGGCAAATATTGCCGTCCTCTACCCAGCACGGAATCTGGCACAATTGAAGCAACTCTCTCGTCGGTACGTTCAACTACGAGAACTGTACGCCAACCCTACAACGCAACGGTCAACAACTTCGAAATCAAGATCCGAAGGAAGAGTGGACATTGTGAGATGCTACAATTGCTCGGGTGTTGGACACTTGTCGGCGGATTGCAAGGAGCCACGACGTGTTAAAGGGTCATGTTTCCGTTGCGGATCTACCCAACATCGATTGAAGGAGTGTTCAAAGCCACCGCCACGAAATGGAAATCAGGTGGCTCTGATTGATGACTTCCGGCGAGATGCCGGTGGTAATTCACCTGCCGATGAAGCAGCAGCAACACTATCTGAACTCAATATC TCCAATTAA